In Schizosaccharomyces osmophilus chromosome 1, complete sequence, the genomic window GTCTTTCTATCCCTTTCTTGGTTTAATCAAACTTTAATAAAGTCAACGACTATTTTATAACGATATCGTATGTTTTCTTGATCCTATTTGTGCGTTCAACAAATGCAGACTGTACTCAGTAAATTTATACCCATTAtgcatttgtttatatgcactgtttttttttttttttttttttttttttttaaatgacACACAGAAGAGAGAGGATGAAAACAGATAGTTGGGCTAGAGATTCCATAAGCAGTTCATTTTTGCCGAACGTTTTGAGTATGTTACTCTCTAGGTAACAGCCAGCTTTTGGAGGAGCCATAAATCGTTCATCATAGCAATCGGTGATCAATAACAGCGTGCTCACTGTCCAAAAGAGTGTGAACGTTTTACGTTTGGTGGCAGACTaataaaaagttattaTATTAAAGCATTCTTGGTTGACGGATTGTAGTTTTACACGACGTTAGGGTATCATGTATGTGAACACTTTATCGATTAGATTGTACATAATAACATATTCTTTCGGTTCGGCCGTTTGGTCTAGTGGTATGATACCATCTTAGGGTGATGGTGGTCCTGGGTTCGATTCCCAGAACAGCCcaacttttttctctttctcaTTCGATACTTTTGTTGTATGGCAGTGcgtttttataaaagagtaattagaaaaagaagcaagtCGAGATACTCCGCGACGCGCGAAAAAGGGATTCTAcaaatttctttgttgtaTACTACTGAAATGGATAATCCAAAGACTAGACGTGTGTTTCTGTACAAAAACTAAACGAAGTATGCACATATGTCAAAAGCACTTACACTGAATATGTCGCATCAGTGGTGTAGCGGTAACATGGATGCCTTCCAAGCATTCGCTCCGGGTTCGACTCCCGGCTGATgcaaattttggtttttatttgttaaaGAACAAGTCACGACAGAAATTACACGCCGTGTAATAATGAGTTTTGAGTGAAATGAACAACAAAAGTTGTATTGCTATATATCCCAAACGGAAGACTTGGTACTACGTAAATGAATAAGTAACGGGCTGACCCGTCGATTCTTTCGTCTGTAGACAATTGTTTACACAACTTTGTCCAACAATCAATGTAAgcttattctttttctaccATCTGGGTCTCCATTTCGTTCTGCATCAcaattttcattgtttgtttacttggTAATATGATATTTTATCTCTCactaataaatataataaagaTGAACAGGTAGCCGGCAATCACATGACATATGTGACAACATGAAAATACAAGTCGCATTTATATCAGCTTCGTGCTACACGCTCGTTGGCTCGGATTGTTAAAGGCCGCGGGGTATAGCAACCAAAAGGCTTTTGACTCAGCACATGATAAAGTTTCACAACCATGTggcttgttttttttagcTCCGACTTTATTGTCAGACTTTAGGACTCGGGTTAATTCAATGGAAGTTGACAAGTCAGTTCTGGTTCGTAGTGTTACGTCTGTTAAGTTGTTCCTAGTTCCGTGATAGTATGATCTGTACAGGGAGTCAATGCTTGTTATGACCAAATGCTTCTTGCTAGAATTGATATATAAAGCCTGAGATTTCCTTCCTACTTGACATACAtaggaaaagaattcatcCTTTGACTCGACTTGTTCTTGCATTTTATCTATCAAATTTAATTCATTTCTGAACATCACATCTTTTAAcatttcaatttcaaagtactatcaaaatgaagttttccTTGTCTGCTGTCTTCCTTACTCTTCTTGGAGCCACTTCTGCTTTGGGTGCTTCGGCTTCAACTTCGTCTCTTGACAGACAATTTGGTATCGTGAGTAGCCACTCTGGTATCATCCATGTCCACCTACGCACATTCGAAGTTGGTCAATCTGGTCATGTTTACTTGAGTAAATATGATAATTCTGACGGTAATGCCAATTTCAATCTCAAAAATGGAGAATTGTTACATGAAAACAAGACTGCTTCTATTGACAAGGACGGTGCTCTTGTTTTCGAATCCTCTGGCTCTCCTCTGTCAGGTTTCGAAGCTAAGCAGGTGAATTCCCAATTCTATGATCTCAGCTTGAACAACGATTACCCTGTCGCATGCCCTGTTCCCAATGCCAACGATGTTTATCAAATCTACTACGGAAAGGGTAATGGTAATGCTGACTGTGTTGGTATTTACCCTTTGGCTGCCACTCCTTAAATGccgttcttttttaaatttttcgaatttcatttcatacCCTATAACACAACGTCTATGTTATGTACGATTCAACTCGATACCTTAGACTATTAGCTATTATTTACATTTGCATATAATCATTTTTTGCATCAATTGAagcattttttatttgtcatatctttgttttcgatCACTTGTTATCTGtaccttttcattttcgtaaaaaatagaagattGTATTTCAATCCTCTGAAAAAGGACGCAACACCATGAATTTAATTCCTTATTAAGGACAAAAGCACTTGAAAGTGGTTATTGTTTAGGATATTGTAAAGCAACCGTATGATTTAATGATCTTGCGCTTCGctaaataattttttggaaacttACAAATACTTTAATTACCAAGTTACTCATTAAGATCTACTCGTTTCACAAGTAAGTCCGCTAGGAGATGAGGGACTGCTGATAGAGCTCATAGTAGAAAGAAGCTGTGTTCACAGAGGGGAGAAGGATTCCTACTTTAATCGCTTGGCGGCGTAAGAATGAATTCTTCTGACTGAGCATAGATTTCCTCAGCACGCTCGGGGTTGCCCATGTTGATGCGATAACCTCCACCAGTTGGCCAATTGGTAG contains:
- a CDS encoding But2 family protein, whose amino-acid sequence is MKFSLSAVFLTLLGATSALGASASTSSLDRQFGIVSSHSGIIHVHLRTFEVGQSGHVYLSKYDNSDGNANFNLKNGELLHENKTASIDKDGALVFESSGSPLSGFEAKQVNSQFYDLSLNNDYPVACPVPNANDVYQIYYGKGNGNADCVGIYPLAATP